In the Epinephelus lanceolatus isolate andai-2023 chromosome 6, ASM4190304v1, whole genome shotgun sequence genome, one interval contains:
- the LOC117254183 gene encoding tripartite motif-containing protein 16-like, which produces MAQRGVELDRETLSCSICLDLLKDPGTLPCGHSYCINCIQSFWDGEDEKRIYSCPQCRQSFTPRPVLRKNTMLAVLVEKLKKTGLQAAPADHCYAGAEDVACDVCTGRKLKAFKSCLQCVASYCEKHLQPHRDSATFKKHKLVEPSKKLQENICSRHDEVMKMFCRTDQQCICYLCSVDEHKGHDTVSAAAERTERQRELEGSRQNIQQRIQDTEKDVKLLQQEVEAISRSADKAVEHSEKIFTELIRLMEKRRSDVKQQLRWQQETEVSRVKELQEKLEQEITELKRKDAELEQLSHTEDHNQFLHNYPSLSALSEATHSSSINIRPRRYFEDVTAAVSGVRDKLQDALRDTWTNVSLTVTEVDVLLPQPEPKTGAEFFRYSRHITLDPNTANTLLLLSEGNRKVTRMSEHQSYSKHPDRFTDWCQVLSRESLTGRCYWEVEWRGRGGVSVAVAYKNISRAGGECELGRNDKSWSLDCVNNSYYFYHNKVHTPVSGPRSSRVGVYLDHSAGILSFYSVSETMTLLHRVQTTFTQPLYAGLWLYYPGSTAELCELK; this is translated from the coding sequence ATGGCGCAGCGAGGAGTTGAGCTGGACCGAGAAACCTTGTCTTGTTCCATCTGTCTGGATCTACTGAAGGATCCGGGGACTCTTCCCTGTGGACACAGCTACTGCATCAACTGTATTCAAAGCTTCTGGGATGGAGAGGATGAGAAGAGAATCTACAGCTGCCCTCAGTGTAGGCAGAGCTTCACACCGAGGCCTGTCCTGAGGAAAAACACCATGTTAGCAGTTTTAGTGGAGAAACTGAAGAAGACTGGACTccaagctgctcctgctgatcacTGCTATGCTGGAGCTGAAGATGTGGCCTGTGATGTCTGCACTGGGAGGAAACTGAAAGCCTTCAAGTCCTGTCTGCAGTGTGTGGCCTCTTACTGTGAGAAACACCTCCAGCCTCATCGTGACTCGGCTAcattcaagaaacacaagctggtGGAGCCCTCCAAGAAGCTGCAGGAGAACATCTGCTCTCGTcatgatgaggtgatgaagatgttctgCCGCACTGATCAGCAGTGTATCTGTTATCTCTGCTCTGTGGATGAACATAAAGGCCACGACacagtgtcagctgcagcagaaaggactgagaggcagagagagctggaggggagtcgacaaaacatccagcagagaatccaggacacagagaaagatgtgaagctgctccaacaggaggtggaggctaTCAGTCGCTCTGCTGATAAAGCAGTGGAGCACAGTGAGAAGATCTTCACTGAGCTGATCCGTCTCATGGAGAAAAGACGCtctgatgtgaagcagcagctcagatggcagcaggaaactgaagtgagtcgagtcaaagagcttcaggagaagctggagcaggagatcactgagctgaagaggaaagacgctgagctggagcagctctcacacacagaggatcacaACCAGTTTCTACACAACTACCCCTCActgtcagcactcagtgaagcCACACACTCATCCAGCATCAACATCCGTCCTCGCCGCTACTTTGAGGACGTGACAGCGGCTGTGTCAGGAGTCAGAGATAAACTACAGGACGCTCTGAGGGACACATGGACAAACGTCTCACTGACAGTGACTGAAGTGGATGTTTTACTGCCACAACCAGAACCCAAGACCGGAGCTGAGTTCTTCAGATATTCACGTCACATCACACTGgatccaaacacagcaaacacactgcTGTTATTATCTGAGGGGAACAGGAAAGTGACACGAATGAGTGAACACCAGTCTTATTCTAAACACCCAGACAGATTCACTGACTGGTGTCAGGTCCTGAGTAGAGAGAGTCTGACTGGacgttgttactgggaggtggagtggagagggagaggaggagtttCTGTAGCAGTCGCATACAAGAATATCAGCAGAGCAGGGGGTGAATGTGAATTGGGACGAAATGACAAATCTTGGTCATTAGATTGTGTCAATAACAGTTATTACTTTTATCACAACAAAGTCCACACTCCCGTCTCAGGTCCTCGGTCCTCCAGAGTAGGAGTGTACCTGGATCACAgtgcaggtattctgtccttctacagcgtctctgaaaccatgactctcctccacagagtccagaccacattcactcagcctctctatgCTGGACTTTGGCTTTATTATCCTGGATCCACTGCAGAGTTGTGTGAACTGAAATag
- the LOC117253854 gene encoding tripartite motif-containing protein 16-like, translated as MAQRGVELDRETLSCSICLDLLKDPGTLPCGHSYCINCIQSFWDGEDEKRIYSCPQCRQSFTPRPVLRKSTMLADLVEKLKKTGLQAAPADHCYAGAEDVACDVCTGRKLKAFKSCLQCVASYCEKHLQPHRDSATFKKHKLVEPSKKLQENICSRHDEVMKMFCRTDQQCICYLCSVDEHKGHDTVSAAAERTERQRELEGSRQNIQQRIQDTEKDVKLLQQEVEAISRSADKAVEHSEKIFTELIRLMEKRRSDVKQQLRWQQETEVSRVKELQEKLEQEITELKRKDAELEQLSHTEDHNQFLHNYPSLSALSEATHSSSINIRPRRYFEDVTAAVSGVRDKLQDALRDTWTNVSLTVTEVDVLLPQPEPKTGAEFFRYSRHITLDPNTANTLLLLSEGNRKVTFMSQHQSYSKHPDRFTDWCQVLSRESLTGRCYWEVEWRGRGGVSVAVAYKNISRAGGECLFGRNDKSWSLDCVNNSYYFYHNKVHTPVSGPRSSRVGVYLDHSAGILSFYSVSETMTLLHRVQTTFTQPLYAGLCLYYPGSTAELCELK; from the coding sequence ATGGCGCAGCGAGGAGTTGAGCTGGACCGAGAAACCTTGTCTTGTTCCATCTGTCTGGATCTACTGAAGGATCCGGGGACTCTTCCCTGTGGACACAGCTACTGCATCAACTGTATTCAAAGCTTCTGGGATGGAGAGGATGAGAAGAGAATCTACAGCTGCCCTCAGTGTAGGCAGAGCTTCACACCGAGGCCTGTCCTGAGGAAAAGCACCATGTTAGCAGATTTAGTGGAGAAACTGAAGAAGACTGGACTccaagctgctcctgctgatcacTGCTATGCTGGAGCTGAAGATGTGGCCTGTGATGTCTGCACTGGGAGGAAACTGAAAGCCTTCAAGTCCTGTCTGCAGTGTGTGGCCTCTTACTGTGAGAAACACCTCCAGCCTCATCGTGACTCGGCTAcattcaagaaacacaagctggtGGAGCCCTCCAAGAAGCTGCAGGAGAACATCTGCTCTCGTcatgatgaggtgatgaagatgttctgCCGCACTGATCAGCAGTGTATCTGTTATCTCTGCTCTGTGGATGAACATAAAGGCCACGACacagtgtcagctgcagcagaaaggactgagaggcagagagagctggaggggagtcgacaaaacatccagcagagaatccaggacacagagaaagatgtgaagctgctccaacaggaggtggaggctaTCAGTCGCTCTGCTGATAAAGCAGTGGAGCACAGTGAGAAGATCTTCACTGAGCTGATCCGTCTCATGGAGAAAAGACGCtctgatgtgaagcagcagctcagatggcagcaggaaactgaagtgagtcgagtcaaagagcttcaggagaagctggagcaggagatcactgagctgaagaggaaagacgctgagctggagcagctctcacacacagaggatcacaACCAGTTTCTACACAACTACCCCTCActgtcagcactcagtgaagcCACACACTCATCCAGCATCAACATCCGTCCTCGCCGCTACTTTGAGGACGTGACAGCGGCTGTGTCAGGAGTCAGAGATAAACTACAGGACGCTCTGAGGGACACATGGACAAACGTCTCACTGACAGTGACTGAAGTGGATGTTTTACTGCCACAACCAGAACCCAAGACCGGAGCTGAGTTCTTCAGATATTCACGTCACATCACACTGgatccaaacacagcaaacacactgcTGTTATTATCTGAGGGGAACAGGAAAGTGACATTCATGAGTCAACACCAGTCTTATTCTAAACACCCAGACAGATTCACTGACTGGTGTCAGGTCCTGAGTAGAGAGAGTCTGACTGGacgttgttactgggaggtggagtggagagggagaggaggagtttCTGTAGCAGTCGCATACAAGAATATCAGCAGAGCAGggggtgaatgtttatttggaCGAAATGACAAATCTTGGTCATTAGATTGTGTCAATAACAGTTATTACTTTTATCACAACAAAGTCCACACTCCCGTCTCAGGTCCTCGGTCCTCCAGAGTAGGAGTGTACCTGGATCACAgtgcaggtattctgtccttctacagcgtctctgaaaccatgactctcctccacagagtccagaccacattcactcagcctctctatgCTGGACTTTGTCTTTATTATCCTGGATCCACTGCAGAGTTGTGTGAACTGAAATAG